GCTCAGATTCCAATAGTTTTTTGCCTTGAGCCAATCAAGCACTGCTTGTCGTTGCTGAGCATTGAGATAAGCAGCTGAACCTCTATGCTAAAGAGCCAACCCTGTAGCTCCTCGCTTCTCAAAGGCTTGCTTCCATCTAGTGATGAAGCCGCCTGAGACCTGCAAGACATCGCGAATCGCGTCATAAGTGTACTCCTGCAACACCATTTGCACGGCCAAGGCCCTTTTGAATTCCCGAGGGTCAGGGTTGCTTTGGATAAACTTAGTGAGTTCTTCCATAGATAGGTTAACGAGGTCAGGTGCAGTCGTTATAGGGAACCATATCATCCCTACTTTTATTTATGAATCATTTAGAATTGCTATGTGACAGTGACCTCAGGGATGAGGAATGGCAAAGGATAGCCCCCCCCTATTACCGCCACAAAAAACATGGGCAAACTCCGAGAAGTTAGCTTGCGCGAGGTGTTGAATCTACCAACGCCCATCTGACAATGACATCATCAAAATCCCCCTTCCTCACCCGGGCTCAACGAGCGCACCGTCGGTTAACTTGGATAGAACGTTGGGATAGAAATGCAGCCGCTCATGCGGTCAGCCACTGGCGAGTGAGCCTGTTTGGCATTTCCTCAAGCGTGCTGGATTGGCTGAACAACCTCAGACCTAGCCTTGTCTTAATCATATGAATCTCGTTGCGCATCTCGTGGGTACGTTAGCTCTTTGAAGCTTTTCCTATTTGTAAAGTAAAAAAGATCTGACAATGAATAGCACTACCAATGGCCAATGACCAGTGACAATCACCAGCAATTATCTCATCCACCATTTATTTCCACTGCGATCGCTCATATTTCTCTAAATTTCTCTAATCTTCAGTGGTATACGCTTGCGGTATTATTCCGACAAGCATTTATTGTGGCAGAGCTGTGACCTTTGATTTAGCAAGATTTTACAAAGCGTGTAACCCCAGCAAGACGCTGGTGATGGGGAATGCCGACGATCGCCGCTACTACATTGACTTTTCTCCGGTTCGGGGCAGCAACATAATTCGAGAGCTACAGCGCACCATCACCATTCTGGCGGGCGACGAACCGACCTCCTGCCAACTGTTTACAGGACACATCGGCTGCGGCAAATCTACTGAGCTCCTGCGGTTAAAAGCGGAACTTGAGCAGCAAGGATTTCATGTCGTTTACTTCGAGTCTAGTCAGGATTTAGATACAGCTGACGTGGATGTAACAGATATTCTGCTAGCGATTGCCCGTCAGGTGAGCGAGAGTCTGGAAGCGATTCAAATCAACGTCAAACCCAGTTATTTCAACAATCTGTTTGCCGAGATTGCCGACCTTCTACAGATGCCGATCGACCTATCGGCTCAGGCAGAGCTTTCGTTTGTGATTGGCAAAATCACGGCTCAAACCAAAGCCAGTCCTAAATTGCGGAACCAGTTGAGGCAGCATCTGGAGCCCCGAACCAACGGAATCTTGGGTGCTATCAATCAAGAGCTGTTAGACCCTGCCAGAGAAAAGCTTCAGAAACAGGGTAAGCAGGGACTGGTCGTCATTGTAGACAACCTTGATCGCGTTGATAACACCCTGAAACCTAGCGGTCGTACCCAGCCAGAGTATTTGTTTGTCGATCGAGGAGAGCAGCTAAACCAACTGAAGTGCCATGTCGTTTACACTATCCCGCTGGTATTGCTGTTTTCCAATAGCCTAGGCCCATTGACCAATAGATTTGGGGTCGATCCAAAAGTGCTGCCGATGGTGCCAATCGAATTACGAGAAGGGGCAGACTGCGCTGAGGGGCTAGCATTGCTAAGACAGATGGTGTTAACTCGCGCCTTTCCTGACGCAACTCCCGCACAACAGTTACAATTAATCCCTCACGTATTTGATAGCTCTGATACACTAGAGCGTTTGTGCAAAGTCAGTGGTGGGCACGTCCGCAACCTGCTGATGCTGCTCTACCGCTGTTTGCAGCGGGACGACCCGCCCCTGTCCCGCAACTGCTTAGAAGCTGTGATTCGGCAACGTCGAGACGAACTGGTAAACACAATCGACAACGATGAGTGGGAGTTGCTGCGCCATGTTGGTCAGCATAAGAGTGTTCGAGGGGAGGAGCGCTATCAAACGTTGATTCGCAGCATGTTTGTGTTTGAGTACCGCGATCACAATGGCTCTTGGTTTGACATTAACCCCATCTTGGCTGACGCCAAGGAATTTCAGTTATGACGGATGCGCTGCCAGTAGAAAGTGTCGCTGCCCAAAACCATCGGGCTCTGCGAACGCTGACACGGGCGGTTGTTCTGTCAGAAGCCCAGTTCTCTCTGATTTTGGTGCGCTGCAACTACGCTACCCTGCGACAACAAATGGCAGAGCGGCTTCGGCAGCAATGCTCCGTCAACCTGCGGGAGATTATGCTATCAGAAGCAGACCGAACGCTCTACACCGTGATTCAACACGAGCTTGGGGAGGAATCTCCGGCAGCAGTGATGGTGTTTGGTCTGGAGGAAGTGCACGACATTAACACCGTCATCACTTCAACCAATCAGGTGCGAGAAGAGTTTCGCAAAAACTTTCCCTTTCCGCTGATTCTTTGGGTAAATGACACGATTCTCAAAAAACTGGTGCGGCTAGCGCCGGATTTTGAGAGTTGGGCCACGGTGGTTGAGTTTACGGTCGACCCCGATGATCTGCTGCAGTTTCTCTGGCAAACGGCGAACGAGGTTTTCGACACGGTGCTGGCGCTGGGAGCCGGTAAGTTTGTCGATACAGCAACGCTGCATCTGGAGGTTGGCTCTCCAGGGCGGTCGGAGCTGGAGTCGGCCATTCATGAACTGCACCGCCGTAATATTGATCTCGATTCAGAACTCAATGCCAGTCTGGAATTTGTCTTAGGGCAAGATGTCGATCGCCCAATGGCAGAAACTTGGCGACTTTATCGTCGCAGTTTGGCATTCTGGCAGCAGACACAAAATCTGGAGCGACAGGGCTGTTTGCTATTCAGTTTAGGGATATGGTGGCGCACGTATTCCATCAGACGTCACGCTCGGTATGTGCGGGCATGCCAACGGGCGAAGCACTATTTTCAGCAGTGTTTGACTGTCTTTCGGCAGGCAAATCGTCCAGATCTGGTGGCCAAGTTCATCACGTCGCTGGGAGAAGTTTTGCAGAAACTAGAGCAGTGGGATGAGCTAGAGCAGGTGGCGGAGGAAGCCCTGGCTCTGCATGAAGCGGCTTATCCCGATCTGGTTCGACGGGCTTACGATCACGGCTTGTTGTCTGAAGTTGCTTTGGCTCGATCGCAGTGGCAGTTGGCCCAGCAGCACGCGGAAATGGCGTTAGAGAGCCTAAGAAATGCATCCTGGGTGGCTGTAATTAAAGCAGCATCTGACGAAGACACGCACTTGGGGCGGGCTAAACAGTACCACCGTAGTTGGTATTTGCTCTTGCTGGCAAAGGCTCAGCAGCAGTTAGGCAATCCTAAGACGGCAATTAAGCGGCTAGAGACGGCGCGGCGGGAGGGGCGACCAGAACACGACCCCATTCTCTACAGCCGAATTTTGGAAACGCTGCGATCGCTATACTACGCCCAAGGAGAGTACTTCAACGCTTTTGAAGCCAAACAAGAGCAGCGATCGATCGAGCAGCAGTATGGGCTGCGGGCTTTCATTGGAGCTGGGCGACTGCGCCCCAAACGGCAGGTGATTAATCCCTCTCTCGTTCCGATTGAACCAGCGAAAGGGGTTATCCAGGCATCTGCTGCGATCGCGCAAGAAATTACAGCTTCTGGGCGCGAAACGGAAGTGAATCAGTTAATCGCCCGAATTAGCAGCACGCAACATAAGCTAATTGTGCTCTATGGACAGTCGGGGGTTGGCAAGAGTTCGCTGGTGAATGCAGGGTTAGTACCCTCCTTAGAGCAGCTAACCATCACCGCCCGCTGCGTTACCCCAGTAGTCCTGCGAGCCTACACGGATTGGATTAAAACGTTAGGTCAGTGTTTGTCAGCGGCTGTCACAGCGACGAGCGCGGCAATCAAGATTTTTCCTCCGCCCAGCACAACTAAGGCAATTTTGGAGCAACTGCGGCGTAACAATGAGCGCAATCTGTTGACGATGTTGGTGTTTGACCAATTTGAAGAATTCTTTTTTATCTGCCGCGATCGCACGAAGCGGCAGCAGTTCTTTGAATTCTTGCGCGACTGCCTCAACATTCCGTTTGTCAAAGTTATGCTGTCGCTGCGGGAAGACTATTTGCACCTGCTGTTGGAGTGCAGCCGCTACACCAAGCTAGAGGTAATCAACAACAACATTCTCGATAAAGATATCCTCTACCACCTGGGCAATTTCTCGCCAGAGCAAGCCACCGCCTTAATTCAAAGCCTGACAGCACGATCGCAGCTCTATCTAGAACCGGCGTTGGTGGAGGAATTAGTGCAGGAGTTAGCCGGAGATTTAGGCGAAGTGCGTCCGATCGAGCTCCAGGTTGTGGGCGACCAACTACAAACCGAAAAGATTCGCACCTTAGCGGACTATCGCCAGTTTGGCTCAAAAGCAGAATTGGTGCAGCGCTATCTGGCAGAAGTGGTAGCCGACTGCGGACCGCCGAACGGACGCACGGCGCGGCTGGTGCTGTATCTGCTTACCGATGAAAATAATACTCGCCCCTGTAAAACGCAAGCAGAAATCGCGGCAGATTTAGAAGCCCAACCAGAGCGGCTAGATCTAGTTCTGGAAATCTTCGTTCTATCTGGATTAGTCTCGGTGCTGCGCGAAACTCCTGCCGATCGCTATCAACTGATTCATGACTATCTTGTACTCTTCATTCGCCAAGAAAAAGAAGCTGAACTGATTGCAGAGCTGCAGCAAGAGCGGCAGAAGCGGCAATTAACCGAAGAGGCTCTGAGTCAGGTCGAAGCAGCAAAGCAATTGAAGGAAGCTGCCCTGCAGCGTACAGAAGAATCGCTGCGGCTGGAGGAAGAGTCGAAACGAGCCGCAGAGGCTGCCCTCAGACGGGAGGAAGAATCAACTCGCATCTTGATTGAAGCGAACCAGGAAGCCGATCGTCGGATTCGGCAGGGCTGGATTGTGCTCACGGCGCTGTCGGCTGTTGCTGCGCTCATGATGATTGCGGCTGGAGTGCTGCTGTGGCAGGTCAGTATACAGCGCAAGCGAGCAGAAAACGCAGAGTTTCAAAGCCTGCAGACGACGGCAGAAAATCTGTTTACTTACCACGATGAACTATCTGCCTTGATGAAGGGAGTTGAGGCAGGGCAACAGCTAAAGCGATCCCGGCAGGCATCAGATGCCTGGCTACCCTTCGCGCTCGTGCTGCAGCAGTTAGTCTACGGAATTCACGAAGCCAATCGGCTAGAAGGGCATCAAAATTGGGTGACTAGCGTCAGCTTTAGCCCCGATGGGCAAACGATCGCCACCGCCAGTTGGGATCACACCGTGCGGCTCTGGCAGCGCAACGGCACGCCAGTTCGTACGCTAAACGGGCACAGCGCAGCAGTTTCAAGCGTTCGGTTTAGTCCCGATGGGCAAGTGATCGCGTCAGCAGGCGATGATCGCATCCTACAGCTGTGGCGACCCGACGGCACACCGATTCGCTCTATACTGAACTCGTCCCCAATTTCGGAAGTCACCTTCAGCCCCGATGGAAAAATGCTGGCAACAGCCAACCAGGACGGCACGATTACCCTCTGGACCCTCACAGGTCAACGGCTGCAAATCCTGAAGGGGCACAGTAAAGAGGTTTTGGGAGTGAGCTTTAGCCCCGATGGGCAAACGATCGCGTCTGCTAGTGCTGATCGCACCGTGAAGCTATGGAGCCAAATGGGTCAGTTATTGAAAACGTTTCAGGGGCATCAAGGCGATGTTTCTTCTGTTAGCTTTAGTCCTGACGGTAAGCTGATTGCCTCCGCTAGCAAAGAACTAGGTCAAATCTTACTCTGGAACCGCGACGGGCAATTGTTCAGAACCATTAAAGGTCATTACGGTGGCATTCTCTACGTGCGCTTCAGTCCCGATGGCAAGACGATCGCCAGCGCCAGTGACGACACAACAGTGAATCTTTGGGATTTGAATGGTCACTTGCTGGAGCGGTTGGAAGGGCACGGTAATCGTGTTTCGGAGGTGAGTTTTAGCCCCGATGGTAAAACCCTAGCATCCTCCAGCTTCGATGAAACAGTGAAGCTGTGGCGCTTAGATGCCGGGGCACCAATTCAGCTTCAGGGAACTAGCGCTAGCTA
Above is a genomic segment from Trichocoleus sp. FACHB-46 containing:
- a CDS encoding helix-turn-helix domain-containing protein encodes the protein MEELTKFIQSNPDPREFKRALAVQMVLQEYTYDAIRDVLQVSGGFITRWKQAFEKRGATGLAL
- a CDS encoding P-loop NTPase fold protein; its protein translation is MTFDLARFYKACNPSKTLVMGNADDRRYYIDFSPVRGSNIIRELQRTITILAGDEPTSCQLFTGHIGCGKSTELLRLKAELEQQGFHVVYFESSQDLDTADVDVTDILLAIARQVSESLEAIQINVKPSYFNNLFAEIADLLQMPIDLSAQAELSFVIGKITAQTKASPKLRNQLRQHLEPRTNGILGAINQELLDPAREKLQKQGKQGLVVIVDNLDRVDNTLKPSGRTQPEYLFVDRGEQLNQLKCHVVYTIPLVLLFSNSLGPLTNRFGVDPKVLPMVPIELREGADCAEGLALLRQMVLTRAFPDATPAQQLQLIPHVFDSSDTLERLCKVSGGHVRNLLMLLYRCLQRDDPPLSRNCLEAVIRQRRDELVNTIDNDEWELLRHVGQHKSVRGEERYQTLIRSMFVFEYRDHNGSWFDINPILADAKEFQL